The DNA segment TCCCAGCGCATTACGTCGAGCCGGTGAAACGTCGATCGCGGTTCCTGGCCCGGTTCGAGATCGACGATCAGGCATCCTTTCGGCCCCGTCTCGCGGATGTGCCGCCCTTGCAGGTTGCCGGGAAAGACGATCGACGGATCATCCGCGACGTTGTGCCGCACATGAATATGACCGAGCGCCCAGTAGTCGTACCCCTTCGCCCGCAACCCTTCGACCGAGCACGGGGCGTAGCGCTCGTGCCCTTCGGCCCCCGCAACGCAGGTATGCAACATGCCGATGTTCAGACAGCCGGCCACCGGCGCCGGGTATCGGACCGAAAGGTCCTGCGTGACCGCCGCCGTGGCAAACCCCTGGCCGTGAATCATCACGTCGATCTCGGGCAGGGAGATCGTCTCCGGTTTGTCGGTTTCGAGCATCGTGATCCCCTCGGGCAGCGAGAGGGACCGGGTCATCTTGTTCTGAGCATCGTGATTGCCGGCGATGATGTAGACGGGGATCTTGGCGTCGATGAGCGCTTCGAGCGTCTTGCGAAGAAACAGCCCCGTGTTGTAATCGCGCCAGGTGCCGTCGTAGAGATCGCCGGCGATCAGGACGAAATCGACCCGCTGCTCGATGGCCAGCTCGACCATGCGTTTCAAGGCCCGCCGCGTGCTCGATCGCAGCCGGTCAATCGGCGCGCCGTCGTACCGCTCCAGCCCTACCATCGGGCTGTCGAGGTGGATGTCCGCCGTGTGAAGAAACCGAGGCATAACCGGGCTTGCTGGGGTTGAAGGCATCCCGCTCGGGCGATTCGTCCGAAAGGCGACCGCTCGCCCTCGGTGACATCTGACCATCATGACACGATCCCCCGGTTCGGCAACCGCAATCGTGCAAGTCCCTCGCCCTCGAACAACTTCGGGCTTGCGAGTCGTTCCGAAGGCTGCTAGGCTCATCCAATGGTTGTTGAATAATCTCGTCCCATCGCCCGGCCCGAGCGGGGAGGTAAGCGATGATGAATCGGACGGCATCGGTCTGGATGGTTTCGGTGGTCTTGGCCTGCAGCGGAGGCCTCGCCCAGGCTCAGGCCCCCGATGCGGCCTCGGAAACCTTCTTCGAGTTGAAGATCCGTCCGGTTCTGGCTGAATCGTGCGTCACCTGCCACGGCGAGGTGAAACAGAACGG comes from the Tautonia marina genome and includes:
- a CDS encoding metallophosphoesterase family protein, translating into MPRFLHTADIHLDSPMVGLERYDGAPIDRLRSSTRRALKRMVELAIEQRVDFVLIAGDLYDGTWRDYNTGLFLRKTLEALIDAKIPVYIIAGNHDAQNKMTRSLSLPEGITMLETDKPETISLPEIDVMIHGQGFATAAVTQDLSVRYPAPVAGCLNIGMLHTCVAGAEGHERYAPCSVEGLRAKGYDYWALGHIHVRHNVADDPSIVFPGNLQGRHIRETGPKGCLIVDLEPGQEPRSTFHRLDVMRWEVCDLDASNLERPSDLIGLVDQGLRRLLDEEDDPDRLLAVRVRVLGATRWHEAFVADSARWINEIRAEGLSIDGDRLWIERVKLSTRPRLRASERDGDGPIDALMSLVDSYRTDEQKLRDLGDRLADLRRKLPSEFTTGDDPLSLDDPDWLREMLDRAGPLLLHRLRSASEPRS